In the genome of Hyphobacterium sp. CCMP332, one region contains:
- the bglX gene encoding beta-glucosidase BglX: MKIKFLLISVLVLSFLSCKKEDQEKSQKNMFLDSLMAKMTLEEKIGQLNMATAGHIVTGQATNSDIAENIRKGNIGALLNITKADNIRQVQKIAVEESRLKIPLLFGLDVIHGYRTIFPIPIGLSCSWDMALIQNSARIAAQEASADGICWTFSPMVDLSRDPRWGRVAEGAGEDPYLGAEIAKAMVYGYQGDDLTKNNTLLSCVKHFALYGASEGGRDYNTVDMSRVKMFNVYFPPYKAAIDAGAGSVMTSFNEVEGIPTSAHKWLLDDVLRKRWGFDGIIFTDYTGISEMIKHGIGDLQEVSARAINAGLDMDMVSEGYLKTLKKSVDEGKVDVSQIEKSCRRILEAKYKLGLFDDPYKYCDPERAKTELYTNTNRQISREIAARSMVLLKNDKDILPLKEKGKIAIIGPLGDNRENMCGTWSVSGQFDKAISLKDGIEKRLGDKVEILLAKGSNIVEDPALENRISTFGKPTYRSDRPAEEMIKEAVDVAKKADVIIAAVGEAAEYNGECSSRSDLELPNVQRDLLKALVKLNKPIVMVLFTGRPLSIGWEKENIPSILNVWFAGSEAGDAIADVLFGDVNPSGKLTMSFPRNVGQVPVYYNHKNTGRPLEGEWFEKFKSSYIDIPNEPLYPFGYGLSYTTFDYSNLRLSSESIKMGEELNVSVDVKNTGKRNGEEVVQLYIRDLFGSITRPVKELKGFKKIKLDAGQTKTVEFTLNNENLSFYNSDLEFVAESGEFKVFVGGNSVDLLEGDFVLE; the protein is encoded by the coding sequence ATGAAAATTAAATTTCTGTTAATTTCAGTACTCGTTCTATCTTTTTTGTCCTGCAAAAAAGAAGATCAAGAAAAAAGTCAAAAAAATATGTTTTTGGATTCGCTAATGGCAAAAATGACGCTTGAGGAAAAGATTGGACAGCTTAATATGGCTACAGCAGGACACATTGTTACGGGGCAGGCCACCAATTCCGATATAGCTGAGAATATAAGGAAAGGAAATATTGGTGCCCTCCTAAATATCACCAAAGCTGATAATATCAGACAAGTGCAAAAGATTGCTGTAGAGGAAAGTCGATTGAAAATTCCATTGCTTTTCGGTCTTGATGTAATACACGGTTATAGAACCATTTTCCCGATTCCTATAGGATTGTCCTGTTCATGGGATATGGCTTTGATTCAGAATTCAGCTCGAATTGCAGCTCAGGAGGCGAGCGCTGATGGTATCTGCTGGACATTTTCTCCAATGGTGGATCTTTCACGCGATCCAAGATGGGGAAGAGTAGCAGAAGGGGCAGGTGAAGATCCATATCTGGGAGCAGAAATAGCAAAAGCTATGGTATATGGATATCAAGGCGATGATCTTACAAAAAATAACACCTTGCTTTCATGTGTCAAACACTTTGCACTTTATGGTGCTTCTGAGGGAGGGAGAGATTACAATACCGTAGATATGAGCAGGGTGAAAATGTTCAATGTATATTTTCCTCCATATAAAGCTGCAATTGACGCGGGAGCAGGAAGCGTGATGACTTCTTTCAATGAAGTGGAAGGAATTCCGACAAGCGCTCATAAATGGCTTCTGGATGATGTGCTAAGAAAAAGATGGGGTTTTGATGGCATCATTTTTACCGATTATACCGGAATAAGTGAAATGATAAAACATGGTATTGGTGATTTACAGGAAGTCTCAGCCAGGGCAATTAATGCCGGGTTGGACATGGACATGGTGAGTGAAGGATATCTTAAGACTCTAAAGAAATCGGTTGATGAAGGCAAAGTAGATGTTTCGCAGATTGAGAAATCATGCAGAAGAATTTTGGAAGCCAAATACAAATTGGGTCTGTTTGATGATCCCTATAAATACTGCGATCCCGAAAGAGCAAAAACTGAGCTATATACAAATACCAATAGGCAGATTTCAAGAGAAATCGCAGCGAGAAGCATGGTATTGCTAAAAAATGACAAAGACATCTTGCCACTTAAGGAAAAAGGGAAGATAGCTATAATAGGCCCATTGGGGGATAACAGAGAAAATATGTGCGGTACCTGGAGCGTATCCGGACAGTTTGATAAAGCCATTTCTCTGAAAGACGGAATTGAAAAAAGACTAGGTGATAAGGTTGAAATACTATTGGCAAAGGGTTCGAATATAGTTGAGGATCCTGCTCTTGAAAATAGAATAAGCACTTTTGGGAAACCTACATACAGATCTGACCGCCCCGCAGAGGAAATGATTAAGGAAGCAGTAGATGTGGCGAAAAAAGCAGATGTGATAATCGCCGCAGTAGGTGAAGCCGCGGAATATAATGGAGAGTGTTCGAGTAGATCAGACCTTGAATTACCAAATGTTCAGAGGGACTTATTGAAAGCACTGGTAAAACTTAATAAGCCCATTGTGATGGTATTGTTTACGGGCAGACCTTTATCAATAGGCTGGGAAAAAGAAAATATACCATCGATTCTAAATGTATGGTTTGCCGGATCAGAGGCTGGAGATGCAATTGCTGATGTTTTATTCGGCGATGTAAATCCTTCTGGAAAGCTTACGATGTCATTTCCACGAAATGTAGGTCAGGTACCTGTTTATTACAATCATAAAAATACCGGTAGACCATTGGAAGGTGAATGGTTTGAAAAATTCAAGTCAAGCTACATCGATATCCCGAATGAGCCCTTGTATCCTTTTGGCTATGGTTTGAGTTACACAACTTTCGATTACAGTAATCTAAGGTTAAGTAGTGAGTCTATAAAAATGGGTGAAGAACTGAATGTCAGCGTAGATGTGAAAAATACCGGTAAAAGAAATGGAGAAGAAGTTGTGCAATTGTATATCCGAGATTTGTTTGGAAGCATTACAAGACCGGTGAAAGAATTAAAAGGATTTAAAAAAATAAAACTGGACGCCGGTCAGACAAAAACAGTCGAATTTACTCTTAACAATGAGAATCTGTCATTCTACAATTCTGATTTGGAATTCGTAGCAGAATCCGGAGAATTCAAAGTATTTGTGGGAGGAAATTCGGTTGATCTGCTTGAAGGAGATTTTGTTCTGGAATAG
- a CDS encoding dienelactone hydrolase family protein yields MNRTVILLFICLSASALFAQSPFHYATFRMDTSELNYRIMYPENMNKGARYPLVLFLHGSGERDNDNEKQLVHGSKLFIENRSSFPAVVIFPQCRKGQSWAKLERAETPQGLEFIYQYGTEPNSAMKMVIGLLDSILASEIIDKSRIYVGGLSMGGMGTFEILWRRPDIFAAAFPICGGGNPVFAEHYNKNLSAWVFHGANDDVVKPSEVLGLVESMKDNIKEIKFTLYPDANHNSWDPAFAEKDLLPWLFSKSLKQ; encoded by the coding sequence ATGAATAGAACTGTAATACTGTTATTTATTTGTTTATCAGCGAGTGCATTATTTGCTCAATCACCATTCCATTATGCTACCTTCAGGATGGATACTTCAGAATTAAACTACAGAATAATGTATCCTGAAAACATGAATAAGGGAGCAAGATATCCACTCGTGTTATTTCTTCACGGTTCGGGTGAACGTGATAATGATAATGAAAAACAGCTGGTACACGGGAGTAAGTTATTTATTGAGAATAGGTCTTCGTTTCCGGCAGTCGTGATTTTTCCACAATGCAGAAAAGGGCAAAGCTGGGCAAAACTTGAGCGAGCGGAAACACCGCAAGGTCTGGAGTTCATTTATCAGTATGGAACAGAACCAAATTCCGCTATGAAAATGGTAATTGGACTATTAGACTCTATTCTGGCATCGGAAATTATAGATAAAAGTAGGATTTATGTAGGAGGCCTTTCAATGGGAGGTATGGGCACATTCGAAATATTATGGAGAAGGCCTGATATTTTTGCAGCCGCATTTCCCATTTGTGGCGGCGGAAACCCAGTTTTTGCTGAGCACTATAATAAAAACCTATCCGCCTGGGTATTTCACGGAGCCAATGATGATGTTGTTAAGCCTTCGGAAGTTCTCGGGCTTGTTGAATCTATGAAGGATAATATTAAAGAAATTAAATTTACATTATATCCTGATGCCAACCATAATAGCTGGGATCCTGCATTTGCCGAGAAGGACCTTTTGCCCTGGTTGTTTTCAAAATCTTTAAAGCAATAA
- a CDS encoding four helix bundle protein, producing MATQNIVKDKSTEFALKIISLCDVLNCHKEFVLSKQLLRSGTSIGANISESKHAESRADFIHKLSISLKEAYETEYWLHLLVESRKISQKDYKELSLLNQDIIKLLCSIILSSKNKK from the coding sequence ATGGCGACGCAAAACATTGTAAAAGATAAGTCCACTGAATTCGCACTTAAGATAATTTCACTTTGTGATGTTCTTAATTGTCACAAAGAATTTGTCTTAAGTAAACAGCTTCTCAGGTCAGGGACTTCAATTGGAGCAAATATCTCTGAATCCAAACATGCTGAAAGTCGGGCTGATTTTATACATAAACTTTCCATTTCATTAAAGGAAGCTTATGAAACAGAGTATTGGTTGCACCTATTAGTTGAAAGTCGGAAAATTTCCCAAAAAGATTACAAGGAACTTAGTTTGCTTAACCAAGATATTATCAAACTGCTATGTAGTATTATACTTTCCTCTAAAAACAAAAAGTAA
- a CDS encoding Ig-like domain-containing protein: MIRTSLWSILLVAASMLIFISCGSDDDSSSGPDGVSLTSLMASGTSLSTGADTTVDLNGATSATDVPPNSEITAEFSKEVNASSVSTSSVTISAGGNAVDIQVTTSGSTVIITPTGELPRGTDLTITFAGSITAADGGALAETTRSFRTDGRAVVTPPLAGDQHAYWKFDGNASDAMGTYADGTEVAVDYQTDRFGAQSSCAYFDGDASIIEVADAGKMMDDATDFTISFWVKTNSDGHVNENGDPTGHFVFGLGAFYGIQYEIFSSYHGSKFAISYENDSMNFSEDMWFPANATDNTNGGWQGWDFAKSIDETAMEGILKDKWVHVIYSYNATERKGSMYFNGELMKSFDFDLWPDGDPKRSTIGVDYRGAEPDVVNELAFGFVQSRAGTLWDTEPWGGYDITTSQHFKGWLDDFRVFHGTYSDADASTLYNAEKP, from the coding sequence ATGATAAGAACAAGTTTATGGTCAATATTACTTGTTGCGGCAAGCATGTTGATATTCATTTCCTGCGGTTCCGATGATGATAGCTCAAGTGGACCTGATGGGGTTTCACTTACTTCATTAATGGCTTCAGGAACGTCCCTAAGCACAGGTGCTGATACAACTGTGGATTTAAACGGTGCAACATCGGCAACAGATGTGCCTCCTAATTCGGAAATTACAGCAGAATTTTCAAAAGAGGTGAATGCAAGTTCAGTGTCAACTTCGTCGGTGACAATTTCAGCCGGTGGAAATGCTGTAGATATTCAAGTGACGACCAGCGGAAGTACTGTGATAATTACTCCAACAGGTGAATTACCAAGAGGTACTGATCTTACTATTACTTTTGCAGGAAGCATTACAGCTGCTGACGGCGGAGCGCTTGCGGAAACTACAAGATCCTTTAGAACAGATGGAAGAGCGGTTGTTACACCTCCACTAGCGGGTGATCAACATGCCTACTGGAAATTTGATGGTAACGCTTCTGATGCAATGGGAACTTATGCAGATGGAACGGAAGTCGCTGTAGATTATCAGACGGACCGTTTTGGAGCGCAATCAAGTTGTGCCTATTTCGATGGGGATGCCAGTATTATTGAAGTTGCCGATGCCGGTAAAATGATGGATGATGCAACAGATTTTACCATTAGTTTTTGGGTGAAAACAAATTCTGATGGTCATGTAAATGAAAATGGAGATCCAACAGGGCATTTTGTATTTGGACTTGGTGCATTTTATGGAATTCAATACGAGATATTCTCAAGTTATCATGGTTCAAAATTTGCAATAAGCTATGAGAACGATTCAATGAATTTCTCAGAAGACATGTGGTTCCCTGCAAATGCAACAGACAATACCAATGGTGGATGGCAAGGTTGGGACTTTGCAAAGTCTATTGATGAAACAGCAATGGAAGGAATTCTTAAAGATAAGTGGGTTCACGTTATCTATTCCTACAATGCTACTGAAAGAAAAGGCTCAATGTATTTCAACGGAGAACTTATGAAAAGCTTCGACTTCGACCTATGGCCTGATGGTGATCCAAAAAGAAGTACTATTGGGGTAGATTACAGAGGCGCTGAGCCGGATGTTGTAAATGAACTCGCTTTTGGATTCGTTCAATCCAGAGCCGGAACTTTATGGGATACAGAACCTTGGGGTGGATATGATATCACAACGTCGCAGCACTTCAAAGGTTGGTTAGATGATTTTAGAGTATTTCACGGAACGTATTCTGATGCAGATGCTTCAACACTTTATAATGCTGAAAAACCTTAA
- a CDS encoding RagB/SusD family nutrient uptake outer membrane protein — translation MKTLRLKYFAFILLLISISACREEFLERPPLGSLTDGTFPATSDEAISATNGVYNSLRQWQINTGGFPLLDIMSDESRKGSNPGDGIQVDAFDNFSYTPSEEAIENWYRTLYQGIRRSHLVIERVPNIADIDDALKTRLIAEARFLRGYFYSILYRGYRDVPLVTTSEAPSGLSKTAGEQIFNNLIEPDLLFALENLPLKSDYSVEEAGRATKGSAAGLLARLYLFRGNFVKVEQYSLEVINSGQYSLEDSFSNAFSVMGEFGPESVFEVGALPENSLDRGGNQYANTQGVRGTPNFGWGFNRPSYQWIQFMGNDPRMEASIFFLGEIIDGETILGDGNTPDTTYVGTSNEILEIEVYNQKVYATGEGNQARWGHNRRIIRYSDILLMAAEAMNENNKASMALPYLNMVRERADAGQNILPNITTTDKNQLRDAILEERHRELFLEGLRFWDLVRTGRAADVLGPLGFEEGKHEIFPMPQSEIDISQGTITQAPEWQ, via the coding sequence ACTCGGATCTCTGACCGATGGCACATTTCCTGCCACATCGGATGAAGCCATAAGCGCTACAAACGGAGTGTATAATTCACTGCGCCAATGGCAAATCAATACGGGCGGATTCCCACTTTTGGATATCATGTCAGATGAATCCAGAAAAGGGAGTAATCCCGGCGATGGAATTCAGGTAGATGCATTTGATAATTTTTCATACACTCCATCGGAAGAGGCCATTGAAAATTGGTATAGAACGCTTTATCAGGGAATCAGACGATCTCATTTGGTTATCGAAAGAGTGCCGAATATAGCAGATATAGATGATGCACTTAAAACCAGATTGATTGCAGAAGCGCGATTTCTGAGAGGATATTTTTATTCGATATTGTACAGAGGATACAGAGACGTACCACTTGTGACTACTTCAGAAGCGCCCAGCGGCTTATCTAAAACTGCAGGGGAACAAATATTTAATAATTTGATTGAACCCGATTTATTATTTGCTCTGGAGAATCTTCCATTAAAATCTGATTATTCCGTGGAAGAGGCGGGAAGGGCTACAAAAGGTTCTGCTGCAGGGCTTTTGGCAAGATTGTATCTTTTCAGAGGAAATTTTGTAAAAGTCGAACAGTATTCCCTGGAAGTAATCAACTCCGGGCAATATTCTCTGGAGGATAGTTTTTCCAATGCTTTTTCTGTAATGGGAGAATTCGGTCCCGAATCTGTTTTTGAAGTTGGTGCGTTGCCGGAAAATAGTTTAGACAGAGGAGGAAATCAGTATGCCAATACCCAGGGTGTTCGAGGAACACCAAATTTTGGATGGGGATTTAACAGACCTTCTTACCAATGGATACAGTTTATGGGAAATGATCCGCGTATGGAAGCAAGTATATTTTTCCTGGGAGAAATAATTGATGGTGAGACAATTTTGGGAGATGGTAATACGCCCGATACCACTTACGTTGGTACAAGCAATGAAATTTTGGAAATTGAAGTATATAATCAAAAAGTTTATGCAACCGGTGAAGGAAATCAGGCAAGATGGGGACATAATCGACGTATAATACGTTATTCAGATATACTCTTAATGGCGGCCGAAGCCATGAATGAAAATAATAAAGCATCGATGGCATTGCCCTATTTAAATATGGTGCGTGAGAGAGCAGATGCAGGGCAAAATATATTACCCAATATTACAACCACCGACAAAAATCAGTTGCGGGATGCCATTCTAGAGGAAAGACATAGAGAATTATTTTTGGAAGGATTGCGATTCTGGGATTTGGTAAGAACCGGAAGAGCGGCAGATGTATTAGGGCCTTTGGGATTTGAAGAAGGTAAACACGAAATATTTCCAATGCCTCAATCTGAAATAGATATTTCACAAGGAACAATTACTCAGGCTCCTGAATGGCAATAA
- a CDS encoding DUF3131 domain-containing protein, producing the protein MRDFIAYLFLLASILSCGNDEQKQSKADSSIYKPSISDDSLLNLIQYQTFQYFWKGAEPNSGLAPERIHMDGEYPKNDAHVVTSGGSGFGLMAIIVGVERGFISRKDAVKRYERIMNFLEKANRFHGVWPHWMDGNTGEVVPFSKKDDGGDLVETSFLAAGLLTVRQYLNENDPDENKLIERINKLWEEIEFNWYTKREEDALYWHWSPKYEWDMNFKVEGYNECLIMYVLAASSPTHSIDKDTYEKSWARNGDIMNDTVFMGLETILDHYPGNNDPVGPLFWAHYSYLGLNPKNLRDQYANYRELNQNHAMIHYRYCIENPMGHDGYGENCWGLTSSYSPKGYAGHHPGEKDIGVISPTAAISSFPYTPEESMDFLRFLYEEHPELIGDYGPYDAFRLSDNWYLQRYLAIDQGPIPIMIENHRSGLIWDLFMSAPEVRKGLEKLGFKYE; encoded by the coding sequence ATGAGAGACTTCATTGCTTATTTATTTCTTTTGGCATCAATTCTTTCATGTGGAAATGATGAACAAAAACAGAGTAAGGCAGATTCTTCAATTTACAAACCTTCAATAAGCGATGATTCGCTGCTAAACCTTATACAATATCAAACTTTTCAATATTTCTGGAAGGGCGCTGAACCCAATAGCGGCCTGGCTCCTGAAAGAATTCATATGGATGGGGAGTACCCAAAAAATGATGCACATGTAGTAACAAGCGGGGGTTCGGGTTTTGGCTTGATGGCAATAATCGTAGGAGTAGAAAGGGGCTTTATCAGTAGAAAAGATGCTGTGAAAAGATATGAAAGAATAATGAATTTCCTTGAAAAGGCGAATCGCTTTCACGGCGTTTGGCCACATTGGATGGATGGAAATACTGGCGAAGTAGTACCCTTTAGCAAAAAGGATGATGGAGGAGATTTAGTGGAAACGTCATTCTTGGCAGCAGGACTTTTAACTGTCCGACAATATTTGAATGAGAATGATCCTGATGAAAATAAATTAATAGAAAGAATAAATAAGCTTTGGGAAGAAATTGAATTCAATTGGTATACCAAAAGAGAAGAAGATGCACTGTATTGGCATTGGTCGCCCAAGTATGAATGGGATATGAATTTCAAAGTAGAAGGGTATAATGAATGTCTGATCATGTATGTTCTTGCCGCTTCCTCCCCAACACATTCTATCGACAAAGACACCTATGAAAAAAGCTGGGCTCGAAATGGAGACATAATGAATGATACTGTTTTTATGGGACTGGAAACTATTTTGGATCATTATCCTGGAAATAACGACCCGGTAGGGCCATTGTTTTGGGCACATTATTCTTATCTGGGACTAAATCCAAAGAATTTGAGAGATCAGTATGCAAATTACCGGGAACTGAATCAAAATCATGCTATGATACATTATCGCTATTGCATTGAGAATCCAATGGGGCATGATGGCTATGGTGAAAATTGCTGGGGATTGACTTCGAGTTACTCACCAAAAGGTTATGCGGGTCATCATCCGGGTGAAAAAGACATAGGAGTTATTTCACCAACAGCGGCCATATCTTCATTTCCTTATACACCTGAAGAGAGTATGGATTTTCTTAGATTCTTGTATGAGGAACATCCCGAGTTAATAGGGGATTATGGGCCTTATGATGCATTCAGGCTTTCTGATAACTGGTACCTTCAAAGATATCTGGCCATAGATCAGGGCCCCATTCCAATAATGATCGAAAATCACAGATCAGGCTTAATCTGGGATTTATTCATGTCTGCCCCGGAAGTAAGAAAGGGGCTCGAAAAGCTAGGATTTAAATATGAATAG
- the fabG gene encoding 3-oxoacyl-[acyl-carrier-protein] reductase, which yields MKLLQDKTALVTGASRGIGSGIAMAMAEAGANVAFTFRSSEEKAKELEAALSKHGIKAKGYKSDAADFGAAEALINGVIEEFGSLDILVNNAGITKDNLLMRMNEEMWDDVIRVNLKSCFNTVKAATRQLMKQRGGSIINITSVVGIKGNAGQANYAASKAGIIGFTKSVALELGSRGIRCNAIAPGFIETEMTDAIDPKMVDEWKNAIPLKRGGTPDDVANACVFLASDMSSYISGQVLQVDGGMLT from the coding sequence ATGAAACTACTACAAGATAAAACAGCGCTCGTAACGGGTGCATCAAGAGGCATAGGAAGTGGAATCGCCATGGCAATGGCAGAAGCAGGAGCCAATGTTGCATTTACCTTTCGCTCGAGTGAAGAAAAAGCAAAAGAACTGGAAGCTGCACTTTCCAAACATGGTATAAAAGCCAAAGGGTACAAGTCAGATGCTGCTGATTTTGGTGCGGCAGAAGCATTAATTAATGGTGTCATTGAAGAATTCGGTTCGCTTGACATTTTGGTAAACAATGCCGGTATTACCAAAGACAACCTTCTCATGCGCATGAACGAAGAGATGTGGGATGATGTCATTCGGGTGAATCTTAAATCGTGTTTTAATACCGTAAAAGCGGCTACCCGACAATTAATGAAACAGCGCGGTGGCTCTATTATAAATATTACTTCAGTAGTAGGAATTAAAGGAAATGCCGGACAGGCCAACTATGCTGCCTCTAAAGCGGGAATCATCGGTTTTACAAAATCAGTAGCACTTGAGCTAGGTTCTCGCGGAATTCGATGTAACGCTATCGCTCCGGGATTTATTGAAACGGAAATGACCGATGCCATTGATCCAAAAATGGTAGATGAATGGAAAAATGCCATTCCTCTAAAACGCGGGGGAACTCCTGATGATGTAGCGAATGCCTGTGTGTTTCTTGCTTCAGATATGTCATCCTATATCAGCGGACAGGTATTGCAGGTTGATGGGGGAATGTTGACTTAG